In the genome of Pseudoliparis swirei isolate HS2019 ecotype Mariana Trench chromosome 3, NWPU_hadal_v1, whole genome shotgun sequence, one region contains:
- the wnt11 gene encoding protein Wnt-11, whose product MRSSSRVLPLGVLTALLLSQVCSGIKWLSISHAPASLHINQTQHCKLLPGLVSSQAQLCRSNLELMQTIVTAAREVKKTCRKTFADMRWNCSSIDIPAGTQKYRPDLERGTRESAFVYALSAATISHTIARACTSGDLRLCSCGPIPAQIPEPGYRWGGCADNLHYGLIMGSKFSDAPMKVKRPGSHANKLMHLHNSEVGRQALKEALVMKCKCHGVSGSCSIRTCWRGLQDLREIAMDLKIKYLSATKVVHRPTGTRKQLVPKDIDIRPVRENELVYLQSSPDFCAKNDKLGSIGTQDRQCNKTSLGSDSCDLMCCGRGYNPYTEKLVERCHCKYHWCCYVTCKKCERIVERYVCK is encoded by the exons ATGAGGAGCAGCTCCCGTGTCCTGCCTCTTGGTGTGCTCACAGCTCTGCTGCTGTCTCAGGTCTGCTCTGGCATCAAATGGCT GTCGATATCTCACGCCCCTGCGTCCTTACACATCAACCAGACCCAACACTGTAAGCTGCTGCCCGGCCTGGTGTCCTCCCAAGCTCAGCTGTGCCGCAGCAACCTGGAGCTCATGCAGACCATCGTCACGGCCGCCCGCGAAGTCAAGAAAACGTGTCGGAAGACCTTTGCCGACATGCGCTGGAACTGCTCCTCCATCGACATCCCCGCCGGCACCCAGAAGTATCGGCCGGATCTCGAACGAG GAACCAGAGAGTCTGCGTTCGTCTACGCCTTGTCCGCAGCGACCATCAGCCACACCATCGCGCGGGCGTGCACCTCCGGAGATCTGCGGCTGTGCTCTTGCGGCCCTATTCCTGCCCAGATCCCGGAGCCCGGCTATCGCTGGGGCGGCTGCGCTGACAACCTGCACTACGGTTTGATCATGGGCTCCAAGTTCTCCGACGCGCCCATGAAGGTGAAGCGCCCGGGCTCCCACGCCAACAAACTGATGCACCTACACAACAGTGAAGTCGGAAGACAG GCATTGAAAGAGGCGCTGGTGATGAAGTGTAAATGTCATGGCGTGTCCGGCTCCTGCTCCATAAGAACCTGCTGGAGAGGCCTGCAAGACCTGAGGGAGATCGCCATGGATCTGAAGATCAAGTACCTTTCGGCCACTAAAGTGGTTCACAGGCCCACGGGGACGCGCAAGCAGCTGGTGCCCAAAGACATTGACATCCGGCCGGTGAGGGAAAACGAGTTGGTGTACCTGCAGAGCTCCCCGGACTTCTGTGCTAAGAACGACAAGCTGGGCTCCATCGGCACCCAGGACAG GCAGTGCAACAAAACCTCGCTCGGCAGCGATAGCTGCGACCTGATGTGCTGCGGCCGTGGCTACAACCCGTACACGGAGAAGCTGGTGGAGCGCTGCCACTGCAAGTACCACTGGTGCTGCTACGTCACCTGCAAGAAGTGTGAGCGGATCGTGGAGAGATACGTCTGCAAATGA
- the si:dkey-250d21.1 gene encoding uncharacterized protein si:dkey-250d21.1 produces the protein MTDCCAAANCDYQQEGSENSAPLLSFPLDAERCNQWLNNCQRQDLASESPEQLHKLYRLCAKHFDPSVISHQSASSCVLRDDAVPTIFDSTMPVNNQSICNRKRARDPSEEDPTSVKKTKENTATTEVTEEKSEVPGAASELQHENQTQEDGASSKAKETLKVYFKEILALNGFSINGANVSSDESIGGARGQQALNRICVEKIDKKEILQFSEDLMREEIQNSLRLARFFSILLQDVTSIEGKEQIPVFIRSVTVEGFPQKHLIGFLPCDMDTENLFYMLLSELRNKWGLRMEHCRGLTYLVTGSMCQKMRDLTSRILLEFPQVVLSPSNPYAFNIWIIRCMPVPSIQSVADTVEEVASLLRRTPELCKRLEGKIQMTYGHIKGEVDRIKTAVGENWEYGTDAFQTMLDILEPFLNCINEMISKVDEDSAEQMAKLKPVLKNFNFIITLVVLKNTLCCVSILNSSLRGIISISSTLQYTISNALKLVSKYQQELAIFHRKWFSDAIGRAKKLGVEVTKPEVQQGDAEETPLEDLFRETLSRPILQYLVAEVKRVFSTEMVRILRWLSLVPSYMADHNFSIRRDKVADANLNNLARPDTFYEELGCWEVKWRHASKRRILPTTVFATLKIPDIGFYPNVQSLLRVLGTVPCVNAEADVYGQYHMVLERCHSYLRGTSEDQRQCSMAYVYVNQDVHFNVEQMVESYAQKHPDILQLLQTDDDTKEKPPQVASHGNHAEKDTEEELQFLNLEMDAERLVELRCAETDRDSLKSALQAAVTAAYGSQSRQHGDASAQEGEVEYVTKSEMKEVLTVCEKAVREGILLEVGTSFFSLFIDCVVKFGEKDNLPLFLRFVDSFDVMRLELMGFLEADLDCDAMGQRLLEIVTVEWRLDLNSCRGQAYLGSGDVSYKLKAFACKVQETHPLAISTHCSSYSFNTWWSKTIPVPAIKRALDTFEEVLMFFGSSATLQKQLDQVIAFGLRESYEKVQELQGTFCALWQEKHDSYEVFVQMLEPLVECLEKVQTNPQRWKAFVSDQAGALLCKVMEFDFIIAMVVLKNTSSFTRELSAGLQKDHFSAASQLCQISGIVATLNRVKTNMKVFHQNWFDEACAMAQSLQVQIEVPEAASQTARDGMMKPVGFYKDGLSVPLVDNLINAVKDHFSEDHKEALNFLSLVPCSVTVSYMFESLKSKPPLYSGDLPDADNFFTELCCWRVTWKTKVASVTVPGSIFHTLRLPLMQYFGNINALLRIMSVLPSTALEDCGVIMRHKKFQEYLRNTNPKDRSPCLAMLQVGTDFSRDLDRMVTQCLKVTPQALEGICLDKESKSFNRNPENNMQVDCVEETEEPKMHQSPDKVEDQDMKPADENGHSGDNRQSLATVFKLATILGKKNIGLSDLSEEDRELFIQDLSMCHWFGNEGKCAPSIGDDEMVNHLINGIRDVILTEIQESPFFSLITDKPVKIAHKTHLPVFVRFVAESAPKVELLGFLPFDESCHVDTQANNLATILTEDWGLPMSQCRGQAFMHLGSGYQSLKKMSLDFLLSYPLSVVTPSESCGLAHWLAGSVPCPSVAKMLDITEDLLLFFDESPSLEGQLAQAVDGLLNWPRDSLEEMPETCCSRWKKREDFFDILADTLEGILSCLDAVSSSATGAKSMHAQVLATALRNLDFIVTLVILKNACAPLRNCSTVFRCGNPADILCEVEKIPSIIETLHKMLENVSTLHSTWFEQAFQLATKLAPEQVCFSEEANSYESPEIYYREKLSVPLLSSLVDEMKYSFSDGHLRALSVLSLLPSCNPQPILPETADKPFSLYLADLSEPEAAEQEINAWAAVWEEKYQDAAPPSSIAETLVHPESKSHPTVASLLRLVAVLPSVSMEWDLMKTTLNSTRDLLKNTVCKGSRRDHVVLLSHCTTLQRLPEVIEKCMEVDPESSPCLSQVLGTLQRLKLDSGGFKADPAAPTESHASIVAQKPADGEVTSADHEVGPRTAVSFYEPQLREQILKELWDSQFFTVITERAVEIDGELYVPLCIRYLNKEDIQCEETLAFIPFGEDPVVFADAIETALSEKWGLNMEYCRGQALLSVGKVGAQMRVVSLAIAKKYPQAVRTVSSALSLNVWLARSSPAEEAAGGALLIGKILHWLTEDAERQNKLEDMIIHVFQHDEVKGNELRDKLVKNWDKSHVMHEVMVEVLEAVMLCLNELKGEGSASTRQQAAQLFDAIRNFDFILSTVVQKNIASVTKKLSQSLQGKPLDMLLAVNNLPDLKASLSILKSDIDSHHKAWFEEATELASKLHVTMMHSVLLEPLSEFYKESVSMKVVEHSLAEIDDLFTEKVLDTLRCLEIVPYAMSKVETSILSGLVFRLYKDDLPDQVSLHTEMKSWKEKWLDPLAGYLPTTVLDTLKTSQIRSFSNIETLLRLQVILPFSRRESNFRQGKRSLQEFIQQEKRSLAELHPL, from the exons AGCGCCTCCAGTTGTGTCTTACGGGATGATGCTGTTCCAACAATATTTGACTCAACAATGCCTGTAAATAATCAATCAATCTGCAACAGGAAGCGAGCTAGGGATCCT TCTGAAGAGGATCCTACATCTGTGAAGAAAACAAAAG aaaacacagcaacaacagagGTGACTGAGGAGAAGAGCGAGGTACCTGGTGCAGCATCTGAACTGCAACACGAGAACCAAACCCAAGAGGATGGAGCCAGCTCTAAAGCAAAAGAGACTCTGAAAGTCTATTTCAAAGAAATCCTGGCACTTAATGGCTTCAGCATAAATGGTGCAAACGTCAGCAGTGACGAGTCGATCGGCGGTGCGAGAGGACAGCAGGCTCTCAATCGGATCTGCGTGGAGAAAATTGACAAGAAAGAAATCCTCCAGTTCAGCGAAGACCTCATGCGGGAGGAGATACAGAACAGCCTCAGGCTAGCGCGATTCTTCTCCATTCTGCTTCAGGATGTCACTAGTATAGAGGGCAAGGAGCAAATCCCAGTTTTCATCAGGTCTGTCACCGTCGAGGGGTTCCCACAAAAGCATCTCATTGGGTTCTTACCATGCGACATGGATACAGAGAATCTGTTTTACATGCTTCTGTCAGAGTTGCGAAACAAGTGGGGGCTGAGGATGGAGCACTGCAGGGGTTTGACTTATCTGGTTACAGGCAGCATGTGTCAGAAAATGCGAGACCTTACCTCCAGGATTCTGCTGGAGTTCCCACAAGTAGTTCTGTCACCAAGCAACCCATATGCCTTCAACATATGGATCATTCGCTGCATGCCTGTGCCCTCCATTCAAAGCGTTGCTGACACTGTAGAGGAGGTGGCCTCATTACTCAGGAGAACACCAGAGCTGTGCAAAAGATTGGAAGGAAAGATCCAGATGACGTATGGGCATATAAAAGGAGAAGTGGACAGGATCAAGACAGCCGTCGGTGAGAATTGGGAATATGGCACCGATGCCTTCCAGACCATGTTGGACATCCTGGAGCCGTTCCTGAACTGCATCAACGAGATGATTTCAAAGGTAGACGAAGATTCCGCCGAGCAGATGGCCAAGCTCAAGCCAGTTCTGAAGAATTTCAATTTCATCATCACACTTGTTGTTCTGAAGAACACCCTCTGTTGTGTGAGCATACTCAACTCGAGTCTCAGGGGAATAATTAGCATCAGCAGTACGTTGCAGTACACCATTTCCAATGCCTTAAAGCTGGTAAGCAAATACCAACAGGAGCTTGCAATATTCCACAGGAAATGGTTTTCAGATGCAATTGGCAGAGCAAAGAAGCTGGGAGTGGAGGTCACCAAACCAGAGGTGCAGCAAGGAGACGCAGAGGAAACGCCACTGGAGGACCTTTTTAGAGAAACTCTAAGCCGCCCTATCTTGCAGTATCTCGTTGCAGAGGTGAAGAGAGTGTTCAGCACAGAGATGGTAAGAATTCTCCGATGGCTCTCGTTAGTGCCATCTTACATGGCTGACCACAATTTCAGCATTCGTAGGGATAAAGTAGCGGACGCCAACTTGAACAACCTCGCAAGACCCGACACATTCTACGAAGAGCTCGGTTGTTGGGAGGTGAAGTGGAGGCATGCTAGCAAGCGCAGAATCCTGCCGACTACGGTGTTTGCAACACTCAAGATTCCAGATATTGGGTTCTACCCAAACGTGCAGAGCCTGCTGCGGGTGTTGGGCACTGTTCCATGTGTAAATGCAGAGGCAGATGTGTATGGTCAATACCATATGGTGCTGGAGCGGTGCCACTCCTACCTGAGGGGCACATCCGAGGACCAAAGACAGTGCAGCATGGCATACGTCTACGTGAACCAAGATGTCCACTTCAATGTCGAACAGATGGTGGAGTCCTATGCCCAAAAGCATCCAGACATCCTGCAGTTGCTGCAAACG GATGATGACACAAAGGAGAAGCCTCCCCAAG TGGCATCCCATGGAAACCATGCAGAAAAGGACACTGAAGAAGAATTACAGTTCCTAAACCTAGAAATGGACGCTGAGAGGCTTGTGGAGTTGAGGTGTGCAGAAACTGATAGAGATTCTCTCAAATCTGCTTTGCAAGCCGCGGTGACGGCTGCATACGGAAGCCAAAGCAGGCAACATGGGGACGCTTCCGCTCAGGAGGGAGAAGTCGAGTATGTGACCAAGTCGGAAATGAAAGAAGTTCTCACTGTGTGCGAGAAGGCCGTCAGGGAGGGAATCCTCTTGGAAGTGGGGACGTCATTTTTTTCCTTGTTCATTGACTGTGTGGTGAAGTTTGGGGAGAAAGACAATCTTCCACTCTTCCTGAGGTTTGTGGACAGTTTTGATGTCATGCGACTGGAGTTGATGGGATTCCTTGAGGCGGATCTTGATTGTGATGCCATGGGGCAGCGTCTGCTGGAAATAGTAACCGTCGAGTGGAGGCTTGATTTGAATAGCTGCAGAGGTCAAGCATACTTGGGCTCTGGTGACGTTTCCTACAAGCTGAAAGCCTTTGCCTGCAAAGTCCAGGAGACTCATCCTCTTGCTATAAGCACACACTGCTCTTCCTACTCCTTCAACACATGGTGGTCAAAAACCATCCCAGTGCCTGCTATTAAGAGAGCCCTGGATACATTCGAAGAggttttgatgttttttggCAGCAGCGCTACTCTACAAAAACAGCTCGACCAGGTGATAGCGTTCGGTCTTAGAGAGAGCTATGAAAAGGTCCAAGAGCTACAGGGGACGTTCTGTGCCCTTTGGCAAGAGAAGCATGATTCTTATGAGGTGTTTGTGCAGATGCTGGAGCCCCTGGTTGAATGTCTGGAGAAAGTACAAACCAACCCACAGAGATGGAAAGCCTTTGTGTCCGACCAAGCTGGGGCACTCCTCTGCAAGGTAATGGAGTTTGATTTCATCATCGCCATGGTGGTCTTGAAGAATACATCTTCTTTCACAAGAGAGCTGAGTGCAGGTCTCCAGAAGGACCACTTCAGTGCTGCATCCCAACTTTGCCAAATCAGCGGAATCGTGGCCACTCTGAACCGAGTAAAAACGAATATGAAGGTGTTTCACCAGAACTGGTTTGACGAGGCCTGTGCAATGGCACAGAGTCTACAAGTGCAGATTGAAGTGCCTGAAGCTGCCTCGCAGACGGCAAGAGACGGCATGATGAAGCCAGTCGGTTTTTACAAAGATGGCTTGAGTGTACCTCTAGTAGATAACCTCATCAATGCCGTAAAGGATCATTTTTCAGAGGACCACAAAGAGGCTCTCAACTTCCTCTCCCTGGTTCCATGCTCGGTCACAGTGAGTTACATGTTTGAGAGCCTGAAGTCGAAGCCTCCTCTCTACAGCGGGGATCTTCCTGATGCTGACAACTTCTTCACAGAGCTGTGCTGTTGGAGAGTAACATGGAAGACCAAAGTTGCGTCCGTGACCGTCCCAGGCTCAATATTTCACACCCTGCGCCTGCCACTCATGCAGTACTTTGGCAACATCAATGCACTGCTGAGGATCATGTCCGTGCTGCCCAGCACAGCGCTGGAGGACTGCGGTGTCATAATGCGCCACAAGAAGTTCCAAGAGTACCTGagaaacacaaatcccaaagaCAGGTCCCCGTGCTTGGCGATGCTGCAGGTGGGCACCGACTTCAGCAGAGACCTGGACCGCATGGTGACCCAGTGTTTGAAGGTTACTCCGCAAGCCTTGGAGGGCATATGTCTG GACAAGGAATCCAAAAGTTTCAACAGAAACCCTGAAAACAATATGCAAG TTGATTGTGTCGAGGAAACCGAAGAGCCTAAAATGCATCAATCTCCTGACAAAGTGGAGGACCAGGACATGAAGCCAGCAGATGAGAATGGGCACTCTGGAGATAATCGTCAAAGTCTGGCGACAGTGTTCAAACTGGCCACAATACTGGGCAAAAAGAATATCGGTCTCTCTGACCTCTCAGAGGAGGACCGAGAGCTCTTCATCCAGGACCTCAGCATGTGCCACTGGTTTGGAAATGAGGGCAAATGCGCGCCCTCTATAGGTGACGATGAAATGGTGAACCACCTCATCAACGGAATCCGAGATGTCATACTGACTGAGATTCAGGAATCGCCGTTCTTctcacttatcacagacaaaccTGTTAAGATTGCTCACAAGACCCACCTGCCGGTTTTTGTCAGGTTTGTTGCAGAATCGGCTCCAAAGGTAGAGCTCCTGGGTTTCTTACCATTTGATGAAAGCTGTCATGTTGATACACAGGCCAATAACCTGGCAACGATTCTGACCGAAGACTGGGGCTTACCAATGTCTCAGTGTCGCGGACAAGCATTCATGCACTTGGGCTCCGGTTATCAGAGCCTGAAGAAAATGTCTTTAGATTTCCTCCTGAGCTATCCTCTCTCCGTTGTAACGCCCAGCGAGTCTTGCGGCCTTGCCCATTGGCTGGCAGGAAGTGTGCCTTGCCCTTCAGTGGCAAAAATGTTGGACATCACAGAAGACCTGCTGCTGTTCTTTGATGAGTCTCCTAGTCTGGAGGGGCAGCTGGCGCAAGCTGTGGATGGGCTCTTGAATTGGCCAAGAGATTCGCTGGAGGAAATGCCAGAAACCTGTTGCTCgaggtggaagaagagagaggactTCTTTGACATCCTCGCCGACACATTAGAGGGCATCCTCAGCTGCCTCGATGCGGTCAGCTCGAGTGCCACAGGCGCCAAGTCGATGCATGCACAAGTTCTCGCCACCGCTCTGAGAAATCTGGATTTCATTGTCACCCTCGTGATTTTGAAGAATGCTTGTGCTCCTCTCCGTAACTGTAGCACCGTCTTCCGCTGTGGAAACCCTGCTGATATTCTCTGTGAAGTGGAAAAAATCCCCTCGATCATAGAGACTCTTCACAAAATGTTAGAAAATGTGAGTACTCTGCACTCCACTTGGTTTGAGCAGGCATTCCAGCTAGCAACCAAGCTAGCGCCTGAGCAGGTGTGCTTCTCGGAGGAAGCCAACAGCTATGAATCTCCTGAGATCTACTACAGAGAAAAGCTGAGCGTCCCTCTCCTCAGCAGTCTCGTTGACGAGATGAAGTACAGCTTCTCAGACGGCCACTTGAGGGCCCTGTCGGTCCTGTCCTTACTGCCCTCCTGCAATCCCCAGCCCATTCTGCCGGAGACCGCAGACAAGCCGTTTAGCCTCTACCTTGCAGATCTCTCTGAGCCCGAAGCAGCCGAGCAAGAAATCAACGCATGGGCCGCTGTCTGGGAGGAGAAGTACCAGGATGCTGCTCCTCCATCATCCATCGCTGAGACGCTAGTCCACCCTGAGTCGAAAAGCCACCCAACTGTCGCCTCACTGCTCAGGCTCGTCGCGGTCCTGCCCAGTGTCAGTATGGAGTGGGACCTGATGAAGACCACCCTGAATTCCACCAGAGACCTGCTAAAAAACACTGTATGCAAAGGCAGCCGACGGGACCATGTGGTGCTCCTCTCTCACTGCACCACTCTCCAGAGACTGCCCGAGGTCATTGAGAAGTGCATGGAGGTTGATCCAGAGAGCAGTCCATGTCTATCCCAG gtGCTTGGAACTTTGCAAAGACTAAAGTTGGACAGCG gagGCTTTAAAGCAGACCCGGCAGCACCAACAGAATCGCATGCCTCCATCGTAGCACAGAAGCCTGCTGACGGAGAGGTGACATCGGCCGATCATGAAGTGGGCCCAAGGACAGCCGTGTCGTTCTATGAGCCACAACTGCGTGAGCAGATCCTCAAGGAGCTCTGGGACTCTCAGTTCTTTACAGTTATAACTGAGCGAGCTGTCGAAATTGACGGCGAACTCTATGTCCCGCTGTGCATTAGGTACCTGAACAAAGAGGACATCCAGTGTGAGGAAACACTGGCCTTCATCCCTTTTGGTGAAGACCCAGTTGTCTTCGCAGACGCTATTGAGACCGCCCTGTCTGAGAAGTGGGGGCTCAACATGGAGTACTGTAGAGGGCAGGCCTTGCTGAGTGTTGGTAAAGTCGGAGCTCAGATGAGGGTTGTAAGTTTAGCAATAGCTAAGAAGTACCCCCAAGCTGTCAGAACAGTCAGCTCAGCGTTGTCTCTTAATGTGTGGCTGGCTAGATCGTCCCCCGCTGAGGAAGCAGCCGGCGGAGCGCTTCTCATAGGGAAGATATTACACTGGCTCACAGAGGACGCAGAACGCCAGAACAAGCTGGAAGACATGATCATTCACGTGTTCCAGCACGACGAGGTAAAGGGCAACGAGCTGAGGGACAAGCTCGTCAAAAACTGGGATAAGAGTCACGTCATGCACGAGGTGATGGTGGAGGTGTTGGAAGCCGTCATGCTCTGTCTGAACGAGCTGAAGGGGGAGGGAAGCGCTTCGACCCGGCAGCAAGCGGCACAATTGTTCGATGCGATCCGAAACTTCGATTTCATCCTGTCGACTGTGGTGCAGAAGAACATCGCGAGTGTTACTAAAAAGCTAAGCCAGTCTCTGCAGGGCAAACCCTTAGACATGTTGCTTGCTGTGAATAATTTGCCTGACCTCAAAGCGTCCCTCAGTATACTGAAGAGTGATATTGACAGCCATCACAAGGCCTGGTTCGAGGAGGCCACCGAGCTGGCCTCCAAACTGCATGTCACCATGATGCACTCGGTGCTCCTCGAGCCACTGAGTGAGTTTTACAAGGAATCCGTCAGCATGAAGGTCGTGGAGCACTCGCTAGCAGAAATCGACGACCTCTTCACAGAAAAGGTATTGGATACCTTGAGGTGTCTGGAGATTGTGCCTTACGCAATGTCCAAAGTCGAAACCAGCATTCTTAGTGGTCTCGTGTTCCGCCTGTACAAGGACGACCTGCCAGATCAGGTCTCGCTTCACACAGAGATGAAGTCGTGGAAGGAGAAGTGGTTGGATCCCCTGGCCGGCTATCTCCCGACCACCGTGCTCGACACGCTCAAGACGTCGCAGATCAGAAGTTTCAGTAACATTGAAACTCTCCTCCGACTCCAGGTCATCTTGCCGTTTTCAAGGAGGGAGAGCAACTTCAGGCAGGGAAAACGAAGCTTACAGGAGTTCATCCAGCAGGAGAAGCGCTCCCTCGCTGAGCTGCACCCTCTGTAA